From a single Georhizobium profundi genomic region:
- a CDS encoding sarcosine oxidase subunit delta has translation MLLIRCPYCDEDRPEIEFRHAGEAHIVRADKMADLTPEEFERYFFLRDNRKGDVYERWRHIHGCGRFFNAVRNTVTDRFLMTYKAGEPRPALPDPQAQAAATEGSGQ, from the coding sequence ATGCTGCTGATCCGCTGCCCCTATTGCGACGAAGACCGCCCGGAAATCGAGTTCCGCCATGCCGGCGAGGCCCATATCGTGCGCGCGGACAAGATGGCCGATCTCACGCCCGAGGAGTTCGAGCGCTATTTCTTTCTGCGCGACAACCGAAAGGGCGACGTCTATGAGCGCTGGCGCCACATTCATGGCTGCGGGCGCTTCTTCAATGCCGTGCGCAACACGGTGACCGATCGCTTTCTCATGACCTACAAGGCCGGCGAGCCGCGGCCCGCGCTTCCCGATCCGCAGGCGCAAGCAGCAGCCACGGAAGGAAGCGGCCAATGA
- a CDS encoding sarcosine oxidase subunit beta family protein, translated as MRKYSIFAIAREAMRGHKGWDKQWSSPEPRSSYDIVIVGAGGHGLGTAYYLAKEHGFKNIAVIEKGWLGGGNTGRNTTIIRSNYLYDESAGLYNHALNLWENLSQELNYNVMYSARGVMMLQHNVHDVQSAKRHIHANRLNGIDNEWLEPDAAKAFCPPLNISSNARYPVMGAALQRRGGVARHDAVAWGYARAAADMGVHIIQNCEVTGIRRGANGDVTGVDTARGFIGAKKIGVVAAGHTSVLMDMAGIRMPLESFPLQALVSEPVKPIFPCVVMSNTVHAYISQSDKGELVIGAGTDQYTSYSQTGGLHIIQHTLDAICEMFPIFSRMKMLRSWGGIVDVTPDRSPILAKTPVKGLYVNCGWGTGGFKATPGSAHVFAHTIANDAPHKINEGFTLERFRTGRLIDEAAAAAVAH; from the coding sequence ATGCGCAAATATTCCATCTTCGCGATCGCCCGAGAAGCCATGCGTGGCCACAAGGGTTGGGACAAGCAGTGGTCGTCGCCCGAGCCGCGTTCGTCCTATGACATCGTGATCGTGGGTGCCGGCGGGCATGGTCTGGGTACGGCCTATTACCTAGCCAAGGAACACGGCTTCAAGAACATCGCCGTGATCGAGAAGGGCTGGCTCGGCGGCGGCAATACCGGCCGCAACACCACCATCATCCGCTCCAACTATCTCTATGACGAAAGCGCGGGCCTCTATAACCATGCGCTGAACCTGTGGGAGAACCTGTCGCAGGAGCTGAACTACAACGTCATGTATTCTGCCCGCGGCGTCATGATGCTGCAGCACAATGTGCATGACGTGCAGTCGGCCAAGCGCCACATCCATGCCAACCGGCTGAACGGCATCGACAATGAATGGCTCGAGCCCGATGCGGCAAAGGCTTTCTGCCCTCCGCTCAATATCTCAAGCAATGCGCGCTATCCCGTCATGGGCGCCGCCCTGCAGCGCCGCGGCGGCGTTGCCCGGCACGATGCAGTCGCCTGGGGCTATGCGCGCGCCGCAGCCGATATGGGTGTCCACATCATCCAGAATTGCGAAGTGACGGGCATCCGTCGCGGCGCGAACGGAGACGTGACCGGCGTCGACACCGCGCGCGGCTTCATCGGAGCCAAGAAGATCGGTGTCGTTGCCGCCGGCCATACTTCGGTGCTGATGGATATGGCCGGCATCCGCATGCCGCTCGAAAGCTTCCCGCTGCAGGCACTGGTGTCGGAACCGGTGAAGCCGATCTTCCCATGCGTCGTCATGTCGAACACGGTGCATGCCTACATTTCCCAGTCCGACAAGGGCGAACTGGTGATCGGGGCCGGGACCGACCAGTACACGTCCTATTCCCAGACCGGCGGTCTACACATCATCCAGCACACGCTGGATGCGATCTGCGAGATGTTCCCGATCTTCAGCCGCATGAAGATGCTGCGCTCCTGGGGCGGTATCGTGGATGTTACGCCGGACCGCTCGCCGATCCTCGCCAAGACGCCGGTCAAGGGTCTCTACGTCAATTGCGGCTGGGGTACGGGTGGCTTCAAGGCTACGCCGGGCTCTGCCCATGTGTTCGCCCACACGATCGCCAACGATGCGCCGCACAAGATCAACGAGGGCTTCACGCTGGAGCGGTTCCGCACCGGCCGGCTGATCGACGAGGCCGCCGCGGCGGCTGTCGCGCACTGA